In the Clostridium cellulovorans 743B genome, AATCAATAACACCATCATGATTCTTATCTGCTTCAGGATGTGCTTTCCAATATTCTGCCATGATTTTCCCTTGAATTGTACCTGATTGTTCAGGCTTAGCTCCTACATAATATAGCTTATCCCAGCTATTCATATCTGATTCTGAAGGTACACGATTAAAGAATACTATTGGAATATTAGCTGATTTTGCTTTGCTGATAATTGTGCTAGAAGCTTTAGGATCAACTGGATTAATAGCTAGTGCACTAACTTTCTTTGTGATAAATAAGTCGATTTTATCATTTTGAGTTGATGTTGAATTTTGACTATCAACTATGTCAGCAGTTACATTATCAGTTGAAGCTTGACTTGTGATTGAATTACGTACTCCAGTCATAAAAGTATCGTCAAACTTATAAATTGTAGTTCCTATGGTTACTTTTTTATCCCCTGAATCTGCTTTTGAACCTGAACTTGAACACCCTGTTAATGCTGTTGTAGCTATAGTTGCCATTAATACAAGAGTTATAATTTTTTTCATTTGTAGTTCCCCCTAAGAATTGTTGTTATAATCGTTTTCATGGACTAATATTAACATGTCCAAT is a window encoding:
- a CDS encoding galactose ABC transporter substrate-binding protein, with protein sequence MKKIITLVLMATIATTALTGCSSSGSKADSGDKKVTIGTTIYKFDDTFMTGVRNSITSQASTDNVTADIVDSQNSTSTQNDKIDLFITKKVSALAINPVDPKASSTIISKAKSANIPIVFFNRVPSESDMNSWDKLYYVGAKPEQSGTIQGKIMAEYWKAHPEADKNHDGVIDYVMLTGEPGNSDAIARTKYSIDELTTQGIKSNQLATDTGMWDRVKAQDKMQSFLTSKGDQIEAVFANNDDMALGAIEALKAAGYFTGGKYIPVVGVDATAPGVKAIEDGTMLGTVLNDAKNQGIATLKIAEVVGKGETPSKDNTGYDIVDGKYVWIDYKKITKDNISDAK